The following are from one region of the Carassius gibelio isolate Cgi1373 ecotype wild population from Czech Republic chromosome A13, carGib1.2-hapl.c, whole genome shotgun sequence genome:
- the LOC128026006 gene encoding thioredoxin-related transmembrane protein 1, which translates to MACTYTRRVRMTAGACVFSALIATCLMQLPSPAKPGSLRLITDGDWEEILTGEWMIEFFAPWCPACQQLQPVWNEFAEWGDDLGVNIAKVDVTEQPGLSGRFVITALPTIYHCKDGVFRRYQGGRSKDDFLSFIDEKKWQSIEPVSSWFGPSSILMNAMSALFKLSMFIRHCHNYLTEQLGVPVWGSYGIFGLATLISGLVLGLLLVFIADFAFPSRRYAPNYHHRKLPAGQVRLLQQLEDEQEADGEEEDDDDEYGGKTEDWQREDGADVLRRRGVGVPEEDT; encoded by the exons ATGGCGTGCACATACACACGCAGAGTCAGGATGACAGCCGGCGCGTGTGTGTTCTCTGCGCTCATCGCAACATGTTTGATGCAGCTGCCCTCGCCGGCCAAACCGGGCAGTTTAAGACTAATCACAGATGGAGACTGGGAGGAGATCCTGACGGGAGAATGGATGATCGAGTT CTTTGCTCCGTGGTGCCCGGCCTGCCAGCAGCTCCAGCCCGTGTGGAATGAGTTTGCAGAATGGGGAGATGATTTGGGAGTGAATATTGCCAAAGTGGACGTCACTGAGCAGCCAG GTTTGAGCGGGAGGTTCGTTATCACAGCTCTCCCAACGATCTACCA cTGTAAAGATGGTGTGTTTCGGCGATATCAAGGAGGGCGATCTAAAGATGACTTCCTGAGCTTCATTGATGAAAAGAAATGGCAGAGCATAGAGCCGGTCTCTTCCTGGTTTGGCCCCTCATCCATCTT gatgaACGCAATGTCAGCCCTCTTCAAGTTATCCATGTTCATCAGG CATTGCCATAATTACTTAACAGAGCAGCTGGGCGTCCCAGTTTGGGGCTCGTATGGGATATTTGGTCTAGCAACCCTCATCTCAGGATTGGTTCTTGGATTG ttacTAGTTTTCATTGCAGATTTTGCTTTCCCATCACGGCGGTATGCACCAAATTATCACCACA GGAAACTGCCTGCTGGGCAGGTCCGTCTCCTGCAGCAATTGGAAGATGAACAGGAAGCAGATGgagaggaagaggatgatgacGATGAGTACGGTGGAAAGACTGAAGACTGGCAGCGAGAAGACGGCGCCGATGTGCTCCGGAGAAGAGGCGTGGGTGTGCCGGAGGAGGACACCTAG